One segment of Pangasianodon hypophthalmus isolate fPanHyp1 chromosome 10, fPanHyp1.pri, whole genome shotgun sequence DNA contains the following:
- the psma3 gene encoding proteasome subunit alpha type-3, with protein MSSIGTGYDLSASTFSPDGRVFQVEYAMKAVENSSTAIGIRCKDGVVFGVEKLVLSKLYEEGSNKRIFNIDRHVGMAVAGLLADARSLAEVAREEASNFRTNYGHDIPLKHLADRVAMYVHAYTLYSAVRPFGCSFILGSYDEDDGPQLYMVDPSGISYGYWGCAIGKAKQAAKTEIEKLQMKEMTCRELVKEVAKIIYIVHDEVKDKAFELELSWVGEVTKGRHELVPKDIKEEAEKYAKDSLEEDDDSDEDNM; from the exons ATGAGTTCCATTGGGACAGGG TATGACTTGTCTGCCTCCACTTTTTCCCCGGATGGCAGGGTATTTCAAGTAGAATATGCCATGAAAGCAGTAGAAAATAGCAG CACAGCTATTGGAATCCGCTGCAAAGATGGAGTAGTGTTTGGTGTAGAGAAGTTGGTGCTGTCCAAACTGTACGAAGAGGGCTCCAACAAGCGTATCTTCAACATTGATCGTCATGTTGGCATG GCTGTGGCAGGGCTGCTTGCAGATGCTAGATCTCTTGCTGAGGTGGCACGGGAAGAGGCGTCCAACTTCCGCACCAATTATGGTCATGACATCCCTCTGAAG CACCTAGCAGACAGAGTCGCCATGTATGTCCATGCCTACACGTTATACAGCGCTGTGCGCCCTTTTGGGTGCAG TTTCATCCTTGGCTCTTATGATGAAGATGACGGTCCTCAGCTGTACATGGTGGACCCCTCAGGGATTTCATAT GGTTACTGGGGCTGCGCCATTGGAAAAGCCAAGCAAGctgcaaaaacagaaattgAGAAACTTCAG ATGAAAGAAATGACCTGCCGAGAGTTGGTGAAAGAGGTTGCAAAAAT CATCTACATTGTACATGATGAGGTGAAGGACAAGGCTTTTGAGCTGGAGCTGAGCTGGGTTGGAGAAG TCACAAAAGGAAGGCATGAGCTGGTCCCTAAAGATATCAAAGAGGAGGCTGAGAAATACGCTAAA GATTCATTGGAAGAAGATGACGACTCTGATGAGGACAATATGTAA